A DNA window from Betta splendens chromosome 6, fBetSpl5.4, whole genome shotgun sequence contains the following coding sequences:
- the cpa5 gene encoding LOW QUALITY PROTEIN: carboxypeptidase A5 (The sequence of the model RefSeq protein was modified relative to this genomic sequence to represent the inferred CDS: inserted 2 bases in 1 codon), with translation MRGLLACAALLVAVLGKDTFEGHQVLRIIPEDAIQLALLKDLEEIIHFELDFWQGATDVSLPVDVRVPFHSLQAVKVYLETQSIQYHIMIKDLQAVLEEEQQQMESVRFAQPSNTDAFDYANYHTLSEIYSFQDMLVAENPKLVSKLVIGQSYEGRALLVXSTGGTNRPAIWIDTGIHSREWVTQASGTWFAKKIVKDYGTDPALTAILDKMDIFLEIVTNPDGFQFTHTSNRMWRKTRKPNPGSSCVGVDPNRNWDSGFGGPGASSSPCSETYRGPSAHSESEVKAIADFVKSHGNIKAFISIHSYSQMLMYPYGYTRTPAKDQAELHSLAKKAITDLASLYGTKYKYGSIISTIYQASGGTIDWTYDQGIKYSYTFELRDTGLYGFILPAKQIIPTAEETWLALRTIMEHTYKNPY, from the exons ATGAGGGGGCTGCTCGCGTGCGCTGCGCTGCTCGTGGCCGTTCTCGGCAAGGACACGTTTGAGGG GCATCAGGTCCTTCGCATCATTCCTGAGGATGCGATTCAGCTGGCTCTTCTCAAAGACCTGGAGGAAATTATCCATTTTGAG CTGGACTTCTGGCAGGGCGCCACAGACGTGAGCCTTCCTGTGGATGTCAGGGTTCCCTTCCACAGCCTGCAGGCGGTCAAAGTTTACCTGGAGACTCAGAGCATCCAGTACCACATCATGATCAAAGACCTGCAG gcggtgctggaggaggagcagcagcagatggagtcCGTTCGCTTTGCTCAGCCCTCAAACACCGACGCCTTCGACTACGCCAACTACCACACCCTCAGTGAG ATCTACAGCTTCCAGGACATGCTGGTGGCAGAGAATCCCAAACTGGTGAGCAAACTGGTGATCGGTCAGAGCTACGAGGGCCGAGCGCTCTTAGT CAGCACCGGTGGAACCAACCGTCCCGCCATCTGGATCGACACTGGGATCCACTCCAGAGAATGGGTCACACAGGCCAGCGGCACCTGGTTCGCCAAGAAG ATCGTGAAGGATTACGGCACCGACCCGGCTCTGACCGCCATCCTGGACAAGATGGACATCTTCCTGGAGATTGTGACCAACCCTGACGGCTTCCAGTTCACCCACACCAGC AACCGTATGTGGCGTAAGACCAGGAAGCCCAACCCAGGCTCCAGCTGCGTTGGAGTCGACCccaacaggaactgggactCTGGATTTGGAG gACCCGGTGCCAGTAGCAGCCCATGCTCAGAGACCTACCGTGGACCCAGTGCTCACTCCGAGTCTGAGGTCAAGGCCATCGCGGACTTTGTGAAGTCCCACGGCAACATCAAGGCCTTCATCTCCATCCACTCCTACTCCCAGATGCTCATGTACCCCTACGGCTACACCAGGACTCCAGCCAAGGACCAAGCTGAGCTG CACAGTCTGGCTAAGAAGGCCATCACTGACCTGGCCTCCCTCTATGGAACCAAGTACAAATATGgcagcatcatcagcaccaTCT ACCAAGCCAGTGGCGGCACCATCGACTGGACCTACGACCAGGGCATCAAGTACTCCTACACCTTCGAGCTGAGGGACACCGGCCTCTACGGCTTCATCCTGCCGGCCAAGCAGATCATCCCCACTGCTGAGGAGACCTGGCTGGCTCTGAGAACCATCATGGAACACACCTACAAGAACCCCTACTGA
- the LOC114857534 gene encoding carboxypeptidase A1-like has translation MRGLLTFAALVLTVSTKETFEGHQVLRITPKDDIQLLLVKYLETMTELELDFWQGATDVSLPVDVRVPFHSLQAVKVYLETQSIQYHIMIKDLQAVLEEEQQQMESVRFAQPSNTDAFDYANYHTLSEIYSFQDMLVAENPKLVSKLVIGQSYEGRALNVLKFSTGGTNRPAIWIDTGIHSREWVTQASGTWFAKKIVKDYGTDPALTAILDKMDIFLEIVTNPDGFQFTHTSNRLWRKTRKPNRGSNCIGVDPNRNWAVGFGGPGTSRDPCSDIYPGPRANSESEVKAIVDFVRSHRNIKAFISIHSYSQLLMYPYGYTRTPAKDEDELRRLAKKATDALASLFGTRYRYGSIIRTIYQASGGSIDWAYDQGIKYSYTFELRDTGFSGFMLPAQQIIPTAEETWLALRAIMEHTNRNPC, from the exons ATGAGGGGGCTGCTCACGTTTGCTGCGCTGGTTCTGACCGTTTCCACCAAGGAGACGTTTGAGGG GCATCAGGTGCTTCGCATCACTCCCAAGGACGACATCCAGCTGCTTCTAGTCAAATACCTGGAAACCATGACTGAGCTGGAG CTGGACTTCTGGCAGGGCGCCACAGACGTGAGCCTTCCTGTGGATGTCAGGGTTCCCTTCCACAGCCTGCAGGCGGTCAAAGTTTACCTGGAGACTCAGAGCATCCAGTACCACATCATGATCAAAGACCTGCAG gcggtgctggaggaggagcagcagcagatggagtcCGTTCGCTTTGCTCAGCCCTCAAACACCGACGCCTTCGACTACGCCAACTACCACACCCTCAGTGAG ATCTACAGCTTCCAGGACATGCTGGTGGCAGAGAATCCCAAACTGGTGAGCAAACTGGTGATCGGTCAGAGCTACGAGGGCCGAGCGCTGAACGTCCTGAAG TTCAGCACCGGTGGAACCAACCGTCCCGCCATCTGGATCGACACTGGGATCCACTCCAGAGAATGGGTCACACAGGCCAGCGGCACCTGGTTCGCCAAGAAG ATCGTGAAGGATTACGGCACCGACCCGGCTCTGACCGCCATCCTGGACAAGATGGACATCTTCCTGGAGATTGTGACCAACCCTGACGGCTTCCAGTTCACCCACACCAGC AACCGTCTGTGGCGTAAGACCAGGAAGCCCAATCGTGGCTCTAACTGCATCGGCGTCGACCCCAACAGGAACTGGGCTGTTGGGTTTGGAG GACCTGGTACCAGCAGAGACCCATGCTCAGACATTTACCCTGGACCCAGGGCAAACTCTGAGTCTGAGGTCAAGGCCATCGTGGACTTTGTGAGGTCCCACAGGAACATCAAGGCCTTCATCTCCATCCACTCCTACTCGCAGCTGCTCATGTACCCCTACGGCTACACCAGGACTCCAGCCAAGGACGAGGATGAGCTG CGCAGACTGGCTAAGAAGGCTACAGATGCACTGGCTTCACTGTTCGGTACTCGCTACCGCTACGGCAGCATCATCAGGACCATCT ACCAGGCCAGTGGAGGAAGCATCGACTGGGCCTACGACCAGGGCATCAAGTACTCCTACACCTTCGAGCTGAGGGACACCGGCTTCTCTGGCTTCATGCTGCCGGCCCAGCAGATCATCCCCACTGCTGAGGAGACCTGGCTGGCTCTGAGGGCCATCATGGAACACACCAACAGGAACCCATGTTAA
- the cep41 gene encoding centrosomal protein of 41 kDa isoform X1 produces MSFNRTIGDVEYMKKRIPKNAKYEHVKTRLDTGCSLTKYLEKLEDIKKNYRYRKDEIFKRLKVTTFAQLVLQVASVSDLDESDNDCELHAPEDGVVSGAGLDCLSGRTNGSLQESPRSERQDADDAGDACCTARSTLLSVISGVGELNVDRNSPKTANTLLSSPEPVDSLYPDCPYLLLDVRDRDQYDLCHIISAHSFPVAMLSRTMNPYTKEVLEYKNAAGKILIVYDEDERIASQAATTMCERGFENLFMLSGGLKVVAQKFPEGLTTGSMPTSCLSSHTAKGKKDSMQRRPMQAAEKRWRFTSEELLKLHEQLEEILIPSNSNSRMSSRMSSFSLDSKASSARSRQSSSTAGRESSRVQSSRPWK; encoded by the exons ATGTCGTTCAATCGGACAATTGGCGACGTCGAG TACATGAAAAAAAGGATCCCGAAAAACGCAAAGTATGAACATGTGAAGACTCGTTTGGACACAG GATGCAGCCTGACAAAGTATTTGGAAAAACTGGAGGACATTAAAAAAA ATTACAGGTATCGAAAAGATGAAATCTTCAAGCGGTTAAAGGTGACAACATTTGCACAATTG GTACTTCAGGTAGCCTCTGTGTCAGACCTGGATGAAAGTGACAATGACTGTGAACTACATGCCCCAGAAG ATGGTGTAGTGTCAGGTGCCGGCCTAGACTGTCTGTCTGGACGCACCAATGGGTCCTTGCAGGAGTCTCCACGCTCAGAGCGTCAGGATGCAGATGACGCCGGAGACGCCTGCTGCACGGCCAGGTCCACGCTTTTAAG CGTCATCAGTGGTGTAGGTGAGTTGAACGTGGACAGAAACAGTCCAAAGACAGCAAACACCTTGTTGTCCAGCCCTGAGCCAGTTGACTCGCTCTATCCTGACTGCccctacctgctgctggacgTACGGGACCGAGACCAGTACGACCTCTGCCACATCATCAGTG CACACAGTTTCCCCGTTGCAATGCTGTCTCGGACAATGAACCCCTACACCAAAGAAGTACTGGAATAT AAAAATGCTGCAGGCAAAATCCTCATTGTGTATGATGAGGATGAGAGAATTGCCAGCCAAGCAGCCACCACCATGTGTGAGCGAGGATTTGAGAATCTGTTCATGTTGTCTGGAG GCCTCAAAGTAGTCGCTCAGAAATTCCCAGAAGGTTTAACAACGGGCTCCATGCCCACGTCATGCCTGAGCTCACACACAGCGAAGGGGAAAAAGGACTCCATGCAACGGCGACCGATGCAGGCAGCAGAGAAACGGTGGAGGTTCACgtctgaggagctgctgaagctgcatgagcagctggaggagatccTCATTCCCAGTAACTCCAACA GTCGAATGTCGAGCCGCATGTCGTCTTTTAGCTTGGACTCAAAGGCGTCCAGTGCTCGGAGTCGACAGAGTTCTTCCACAGCTGGGAGGGAGAGCAGCCGCGTTCAGAGCAGTAGACCCTGGAAGTAA
- the cep41 gene encoding centrosomal protein of 41 kDa isoform X2 produces the protein MKKRIPKNAKYEHVKTRLDTGCSLTKYLEKLEDIKKNYRYRKDEIFKRLKVTTFAQLVLQVASVSDLDESDNDCELHAPEDGVVSGAGLDCLSGRTNGSLQESPRSERQDADDAGDACCTARSTLLSVISGVGELNVDRNSPKTANTLLSSPEPVDSLYPDCPYLLLDVRDRDQYDLCHIISAHSFPVAMLSRTMNPYTKEVLEYKNAAGKILIVYDEDERIASQAATTMCERGFENLFMLSGGLKVVAQKFPEGLTTGSMPTSCLSSHTAKGKKDSMQRRPMQAAEKRWRFTSEELLKLHEQLEEILIPSNSNSRMSSRMSSFSLDSKASSARSRQSSSTAGRESSRVQSSRPWK, from the exons ATGAAAAAAAGGATCCCGAAAAACGCAAAGTATGAACATGTGAAGACTCGTTTGGACACAG GATGCAGCCTGACAAAGTATTTGGAAAAACTGGAGGACATTAAAAAAA ATTACAGGTATCGAAAAGATGAAATCTTCAAGCGGTTAAAGGTGACAACATTTGCACAATTG GTACTTCAGGTAGCCTCTGTGTCAGACCTGGATGAAAGTGACAATGACTGTGAACTACATGCCCCAGAAG ATGGTGTAGTGTCAGGTGCCGGCCTAGACTGTCTGTCTGGACGCACCAATGGGTCCTTGCAGGAGTCTCCACGCTCAGAGCGTCAGGATGCAGATGACGCCGGAGACGCCTGCTGCACGGCCAGGTCCACGCTTTTAAG CGTCATCAGTGGTGTAGGTGAGTTGAACGTGGACAGAAACAGTCCAAAGACAGCAAACACCTTGTTGTCCAGCCCTGAGCCAGTTGACTCGCTCTATCCTGACTGCccctacctgctgctggacgTACGGGACCGAGACCAGTACGACCTCTGCCACATCATCAGTG CACACAGTTTCCCCGTTGCAATGCTGTCTCGGACAATGAACCCCTACACCAAAGAAGTACTGGAATAT AAAAATGCTGCAGGCAAAATCCTCATTGTGTATGATGAGGATGAGAGAATTGCCAGCCAAGCAGCCACCACCATGTGTGAGCGAGGATTTGAGAATCTGTTCATGTTGTCTGGAG GCCTCAAAGTAGTCGCTCAGAAATTCCCAGAAGGTTTAACAACGGGCTCCATGCCCACGTCATGCCTGAGCTCACACACAGCGAAGGGGAAAAAGGACTCCATGCAACGGCGACCGATGCAGGCAGCAGAGAAACGGTGGAGGTTCACgtctgaggagctgctgaagctgcatgagcagctggaggagatccTCATTCCCAGTAACTCCAACA GTCGAATGTCGAGCCGCATGTCGTCTTTTAGCTTGGACTCAAAGGCGTCCAGTGCTCGGAGTCGACAGAGTTCTTCCACAGCTGGGAGGGAGAGCAGCCGCGTTCAGAGCAGTAGACCCTGGAAGTAA
- the poc1b gene encoding POC1 centriolar protein homolog B isoform X2, whose amino-acid sequence MQTWEDPTLERHFKGHKDAVTCADFNPSRKQLASGSVDKTLMIWNLAPKARAFRFLGHQDVITGVQFSPLGNLVATSSKDRTVRLWTPSMRGESSVFKAHTAAVRSVAFSHDGQRLVTASDDKSVKVWSVHRQCFIYSLNQHTNWVRCARFSPDGRLIASCGDDRSVRLWDTSTKHCINCLSDCGGSATFVDFNSSGTCIASSGSDSTLKIWDLRTNKLIQHYQVHSAGINSFSFHPSNNYVISGSSDSTIKVMDLLEGRLIYTLHGHKGAVVTVVFSRAGDLFASGGVDGQVLMWRTNFDTKSYQDVMHQHSRRSTPDSPPHLSDIHPRGAHLHHPKPMAVQISPAVTDTLSTDPHVIELGQAVYSSTLLTAQTHAARSSVERGASGGSCTAGGQTGAGRGGGGRREEQRAQTPSLDAVSGEASSLDSVLRHVVLQLDILTQTVSVLEERLTLTEDKLKECLRHQTQILRDVRAPRARRRSDSEDADESVRPT is encoded by the exons ATGCAAACATGG GAGGATCCTACTCTAGAAAGACACTTCAAAGGACACAAAGATGCCGTCACCTGTGCAGACTTCAATCCCAGCCGCAAACAACTGG CTTCTGGTTCAGTGGATAAAACCCTTATGATCTGGAATCTGGCACCCAAGGCTCGAGCTTTCCGCTTTCTTGGCCACCAGGACGTGATCACCGGTGTGCAGTTTTCACCTTTGGGCAACCTGGTGGCCACTTCCTCAAAGGACAGAACTGTCCGACTGTGGACACCTTCCAT GAGAGGAGAATCGAGCGTGTTCAAAGCCCACACAGCTGCCGTGCGCAGCGTTGCCTTTTCACACGACGGCCAGAGACTGGTGACAGCATCTGATGACAAGTCAGTCAAAGTGTGGAGTGTTCACCGGCAGTGCTTCATCTACTCCCTCAACCAGCACACAAACTGGGTACGCTGCGCCAG gttttctcCAGACGGGCGACTCATAGCTTCCTGTGGCGATGACCGCTCTGTTCGGCTGTGGGACACATCCACCAAACACTGCATCAACTGCCTCTCTGACTGTGGAGG GTCAGCAACATTTGTTGATTTCAACTCAAGTGGAACCTGTATTGCATCCTCAGGATCTGACAGTACACTTAAAATCTGGGACCTACGGACCAACAAGCTAATTCAACATTATCAAG TTCACAGTGCTGGAATCAATAGTttctccttccatccatccaacaATTATGTGATCAGTGGTTCCAGTGACAGCACCATTAAGGTCATGGACCTGCTGGAGGGACGCCTCATTTACACCCTCCATGGACACAAG GGTGCTGTAGTAACAGTCGTCTTTTCCAGAGCTGGGGATCTGTTTGCCTCAGGTGGAGTTGATGGTCAG GTGCTGATGTGGAGGACCAACTTCGACACAAAGTCCTACCAAGATGTTATGCAccagcacagcaggaggtccacCCCTGATTCCCCACCTCACCTGAGTGACATCCATCCTAGAGGAGCCCATCTTCATCACCCAAAGCCCATGGCTGTTCAG ATCAGTCCAGCGGTGACAGATACTCTGTCCACTGACCCTCATGTCATAGAGTTGGGCCAAGCTGTTTACAGCTCTACG ctcctcactGCGCAGACGCACGCAGCCCGTTCCAGCGTGGAGCGCGGTGCCAGCGGAGgaagctgcacagcagggggccagaCGGGCGCCGGCCGGGGAGGGggcgggaggagagaggagcagcgggCACAGACTCCCTCGCTGGACGCGGTGTCGGGTGAAGCCTCCAGTCTGGACTCGGTCCTGAGGCACGTCGTTCTACAGCTGGATATTCTCACGCAG ACGGTCTCGGTGCTGGAGGAGCGTCTCACCCTGACGGAGGACAAGCTGAAGGAGTGTCTCCGGCACCAAACCCAGATTCTCAGGGACGTGCGGGCACCAAGAGCGAGGCGGAGGTCTGACAGCGAGGACGCGGACGAGTCCGTGCGTCCCACCTGA
- the poc1b gene encoding POC1 centriolar protein homolog B isoform X1 produces the protein MGSVMEDPTLERHFKGHKDAVTCADFNPSRKQLASGSVDKTLMIWNLAPKARAFRFLGHQDVITGVQFSPLGNLVATSSKDRTVRLWTPSMRGESSVFKAHTAAVRSVAFSHDGQRLVTASDDKSVKVWSVHRQCFIYSLNQHTNWVRCARFSPDGRLIASCGDDRSVRLWDTSTKHCINCLSDCGGSATFVDFNSSGTCIASSGSDSTLKIWDLRTNKLIQHYQVHSAGINSFSFHPSNNYVISGSSDSTIKVMDLLEGRLIYTLHGHKGAVVTVVFSRAGDLFASGGVDGQVLMWRTNFDTKSYQDVMHQHSRRSTPDSPPHLSDIHPRGAHLHHPKPMAVQISPAVTDTLSTDPHVIELGQAVYSSTLLTAQTHAARSSVERGASGGSCTAGGQTGAGRGGGGRREEQRAQTPSLDAVSGEASSLDSVLRHVVLQLDILTQTVSVLEERLTLTEDKLKECLRHQTQILRDVRAPRARRRSDSEDADESVRPT, from the exons ATGGGCTCGGTCATG GAGGATCCTACTCTAGAAAGACACTTCAAAGGACACAAAGATGCCGTCACCTGTGCAGACTTCAATCCCAGCCGCAAACAACTGG CTTCTGGTTCAGTGGATAAAACCCTTATGATCTGGAATCTGGCACCCAAGGCTCGAGCTTTCCGCTTTCTTGGCCACCAGGACGTGATCACCGGTGTGCAGTTTTCACCTTTGGGCAACCTGGTGGCCACTTCCTCAAAGGACAGAACTGTCCGACTGTGGACACCTTCCAT GAGAGGAGAATCGAGCGTGTTCAAAGCCCACACAGCTGCCGTGCGCAGCGTTGCCTTTTCACACGACGGCCAGAGACTGGTGACAGCATCTGATGACAAGTCAGTCAAAGTGTGGAGTGTTCACCGGCAGTGCTTCATCTACTCCCTCAACCAGCACACAAACTGGGTACGCTGCGCCAG gttttctcCAGACGGGCGACTCATAGCTTCCTGTGGCGATGACCGCTCTGTTCGGCTGTGGGACACATCCACCAAACACTGCATCAACTGCCTCTCTGACTGTGGAGG GTCAGCAACATTTGTTGATTTCAACTCAAGTGGAACCTGTATTGCATCCTCAGGATCTGACAGTACACTTAAAATCTGGGACCTACGGACCAACAAGCTAATTCAACATTATCAAG TTCACAGTGCTGGAATCAATAGTttctccttccatccatccaacaATTATGTGATCAGTGGTTCCAGTGACAGCACCATTAAGGTCATGGACCTGCTGGAGGGACGCCTCATTTACACCCTCCATGGACACAAG GGTGCTGTAGTAACAGTCGTCTTTTCCAGAGCTGGGGATCTGTTTGCCTCAGGTGGAGTTGATGGTCAG GTGCTGATGTGGAGGACCAACTTCGACACAAAGTCCTACCAAGATGTTATGCAccagcacagcaggaggtccacCCCTGATTCCCCACCTCACCTGAGTGACATCCATCCTAGAGGAGCCCATCTTCATCACCCAAAGCCCATGGCTGTTCAG ATCAGTCCAGCGGTGACAGATACTCTGTCCACTGACCCTCATGTCATAGAGTTGGGCCAAGCTGTTTACAGCTCTACG ctcctcactGCGCAGACGCACGCAGCCCGTTCCAGCGTGGAGCGCGGTGCCAGCGGAGgaagctgcacagcagggggccagaCGGGCGCCGGCCGGGGAGGGggcgggaggagagaggagcagcgggCACAGACTCCCTCGCTGGACGCGGTGTCGGGTGAAGCCTCCAGTCTGGACTCGGTCCTGAGGCACGTCGTTCTACAGCTGGATATTCTCACGCAG ACGGTCTCGGTGCTGGAGGAGCGTCTCACCCTGACGGAGGACAAGCTGAAGGAGTGTCTCCGGCACCAAACCCAGATTCTCAGGGACGTGCGGGCACCAAGAGCGAGGCGGAGGTCTGACAGCGAGGACGCGGACGAGTCCGTGCGTCCCACCTGA
- the poc1b gene encoding POC1 centriolar protein homolog B isoform X3: MIWNLAPKARAFRFLGHQDVITGVQFSPLGNLVATSSKDRTVRLWTPSMRGESSVFKAHTAAVRSVAFSHDGQRLVTASDDKSVKVWSVHRQCFIYSLNQHTNWVRCARFSPDGRLIASCGDDRSVRLWDTSTKHCINCLSDCGGSATFVDFNSSGTCIASSGSDSTLKIWDLRTNKLIQHYQVHSAGINSFSFHPSNNYVISGSSDSTIKVMDLLEGRLIYTLHGHKGAVVTVVFSRAGDLFASGGVDGQVLMWRTNFDTKSYQDVMHQHSRRSTPDSPPHLSDIHPRGAHLHHPKPMAVQISPAVTDTLSTDPHVIELGQAVYSSTLLTAQTHAARSSVERGASGGSCTAGGQTGAGRGGGGRREEQRAQTPSLDAVSGEASSLDSVLRHVVLQLDILTQTVSVLEERLTLTEDKLKECLRHQTQILRDVRAPRARRRSDSEDADESVRPT, from the exons ATGATCTGGAATCTGGCACCCAAGGCTCGAGCTTTCCGCTTTCTTGGCCACCAGGACGTGATCACCGGTGTGCAGTTTTCACCTTTGGGCAACCTGGTGGCCACTTCCTCAAAGGACAGAACTGTCCGACTGTGGACACCTTCCAT GAGAGGAGAATCGAGCGTGTTCAAAGCCCACACAGCTGCCGTGCGCAGCGTTGCCTTTTCACACGACGGCCAGAGACTGGTGACAGCATCTGATGACAAGTCAGTCAAAGTGTGGAGTGTTCACCGGCAGTGCTTCATCTACTCCCTCAACCAGCACACAAACTGGGTACGCTGCGCCAG gttttctcCAGACGGGCGACTCATAGCTTCCTGTGGCGATGACCGCTCTGTTCGGCTGTGGGACACATCCACCAAACACTGCATCAACTGCCTCTCTGACTGTGGAGG GTCAGCAACATTTGTTGATTTCAACTCAAGTGGAACCTGTATTGCATCCTCAGGATCTGACAGTACACTTAAAATCTGGGACCTACGGACCAACAAGCTAATTCAACATTATCAAG TTCACAGTGCTGGAATCAATAGTttctccttccatccatccaacaATTATGTGATCAGTGGTTCCAGTGACAGCACCATTAAGGTCATGGACCTGCTGGAGGGACGCCTCATTTACACCCTCCATGGACACAAG GGTGCTGTAGTAACAGTCGTCTTTTCCAGAGCTGGGGATCTGTTTGCCTCAGGTGGAGTTGATGGTCAG GTGCTGATGTGGAGGACCAACTTCGACACAAAGTCCTACCAAGATGTTATGCAccagcacagcaggaggtccacCCCTGATTCCCCACCTCACCTGAGTGACATCCATCCTAGAGGAGCCCATCTTCATCACCCAAAGCCCATGGCTGTTCAG ATCAGTCCAGCGGTGACAGATACTCTGTCCACTGACCCTCATGTCATAGAGTTGGGCCAAGCTGTTTACAGCTCTACG ctcctcactGCGCAGACGCACGCAGCCCGTTCCAGCGTGGAGCGCGGTGCCAGCGGAGgaagctgcacagcagggggccagaCGGGCGCCGGCCGGGGAGGGggcgggaggagagaggagcagcgggCACAGACTCCCTCGCTGGACGCGGTGTCGGGTGAAGCCTCCAGTCTGGACTCGGTCCTGAGGCACGTCGTTCTACAGCTGGATATTCTCACGCAG ACGGTCTCGGTGCTGGAGGAGCGTCTCACCCTGACGGAGGACAAGCTGAAGGAGTGTCTCCGGCACCAAACCCAGATTCTCAGGGACGTGCGGGCACCAAGAGCGAGGCGGAGGTCTGACAGCGAGGACGCGGACGAGTCCGTGCGTCCCACCTGA